In the genome of Saccharomonospora viridis DSM 43017, one region contains:
- the rlmN gene encoding 23S rRNA (adenine(2503)-C(2))-methyltransferase RlmN produces the protein MTALPLVFDAPRRGLPRRHLADLTVTERAEAVVALGEKPFRAKQLSHHYFSRLTVDPEAMTDIPAASRRRLVDELMPPLLTQVRAVDCDGGSTRKTLWRAHDGTLVESVLMRYPDRATLCISSQAGCGMACPFCATGQGGLTRNLSTAEIVDQVRAAAAVMRDGLMPGPDGAPKPGRLSNIVFMGMGEPLANYKRVLAAVRRITDPPPAGLGISQRSVTVSTVGLAPAIRKLADEGLQVRLAVSLHTPDDELRDELVPVNNRWSVDEVLRAARYYADRTGRRVSIEYALIRDINDQPWRADLLAKRLREHLGQLVHVNVIPLNPTPGSKWDASPKPVEREFVRRVNAGGVACTVRDTRGQEIAAACGQLAAEG, from the coding sequence ATGACTGCATTGCCTCTGGTTTTCGACGCTCCCCGCCGTGGACTGCCCCGGCGGCATCTCGCCGACCTCACCGTGACCGAACGGGCGGAGGCCGTGGTCGCGCTGGGGGAGAAGCCTTTCCGCGCCAAACAGCTTTCACACCACTACTTCTCGCGACTGACGGTGGACCCGGAGGCGATGACCGACATCCCGGCGGCGTCGCGCCGACGGCTGGTGGACGAGCTGATGCCGCCGCTGTTGACGCAAGTACGCGCCGTGGATTGCGACGGGGGTAGCACGCGTAAGACGCTGTGGCGCGCTCACGACGGCACCCTGGTGGAAAGCGTCCTCATGCGCTATCCGGACCGTGCGACGTTGTGCATCTCGAGTCAGGCCGGTTGTGGCATGGCGTGTCCGTTCTGCGCCACGGGCCAGGGCGGTCTGACCCGTAACCTCTCGACCGCCGAGATCGTCGACCAGGTGCGGGCCGCTGCGGCGGTGATGCGGGACGGGCTGATGCCGGGGCCGGACGGCGCTCCGAAGCCGGGCAGGCTGTCGAACATCGTGTTCATGGGGATGGGGGAACCGCTGGCCAATTACAAGCGGGTGTTGGCCGCGGTGCGGCGGATCACGGACCCCCCTCCCGCCGGTCTGGGGATCTCACAGCGTTCGGTGACGGTGTCCACCGTGGGGTTGGCTCCGGCCATCAGGAAGTTGGCCGATGAGGGTCTGCAGGTGCGGTTGGCGGTGTCACTGCACACGCCGGACGACGAGTTGCGCGACGAGCTCGTTCCGGTGAACAACCGCTGGTCCGTCGACGAGGTTCTGCGGGCGGCCCGCTACTACGCGGATCGGACCGGGCGGCGGGTGTCGATCGAGTACGCGTTGATCCGTGACATCAACGACCAGCCGTGGCGTGCGGACCTGCTGGCGAAGCGGCTGCGGGAGCACCTCGGTCAGCTCGTGCACGTCAACGTCATTCCGCTGAACCCCACGCCGGGGAGTAAGTGGGACGCGAGCCCGAAGCCCGTGGAGCGGGAGTTCGTGCGTAGGGTCAACGCCGGTGGGGTGGCCTGCACGGTGCGGGACACCCGTGGCCAGGAGATCGCGGCGGCCTGTGGCCAGCTCGCGGCCGAGGGATGA